Proteins encoded together in one Xenopus laevis strain J_2021 chromosome 6L, Xenopus_laevis_v10.1, whole genome shotgun sequence window:
- the rdh10.L gene encoding retinol dehydrogenase 10-A (The RefSeq protein has 1 substitution compared to this genomic sequence) has product MHIVLEFFLVTFRVLWAFVLAAGKWLLRPKDKSVAGQVCLITGAGSGLGRLFALEFARRRAQLVLWDINSQSNEETAEMVRNIYRELEAEDSARRANSSAEEEVLPCCNLKVYTYTCDVGKRESVYSTAERVRREVGDVYLLLNNAGVVSGHHLLECPDELIERTMMVNCHAHFWTTKAFLPKMMELNHGHIVSVASSLGLFSTAGVEDYCASKFGVVGFHESLSHEIKASDKDGIKTTLVCPYLVDTGMFRGCRIRKEIEPFLPPLKPDYCVKQAMRAILTDQPMICTPRLMYIVTCMKSILPFEAVVCMYRFLGADKCMYPFIAQRKQATNNNEAKNGI; this is encoded by the exons ATGCACATAGTGCTCGAGTTCTTCCTGGTCACTTTCAGGGTCCTATGGGCCTTCGTACTGGCCGCGGGCAAGTGGCTGCTGCGCCCCAAGGACAAGAGTGTGGCCGGTCAGGTGTGTCTGATCACCGGGGCTGGCAGCGGCCTGGGACGTCTCTTTGCCCTGGAGTTTGCCCGGCGCCGTGCCCAGCTGGTCCTGTGGGACATCAACTCCCAGAGTAACGAGGAGACGGCGGAGATGGTGCGGAACATTTACCGGGAACTGGAGGCGGAGGACTCGGCGCGGAGGG CCAACAGTTCTGCAGAGGAAGAAGTTCTGCCGTGCTGCAATCTTCAAGTCTATACATATACGTGTGATGTAGGCAAGCGAGAGAGTGTTTATTCAACTGCTGAGCGAGTCCGCCGGGAAGTTGGAGATGTTTATCTTCTGCTCAATAATGCCGGGGTGGTCTCTGGGCACCACCTTCTCGAGTGTCCCGACGAGCTTATTGAGAGGACTATGATGGTGAACTGCCATGCGCACTTCTGG ACCACAAAAGCGTTCCTTCCAAAAATGATGGAGCTGAATCACGGACACATTGTCTCTGTTGCCAGTTCATTGGGTTTATTCAGCACGGCAGGAGTCGAG GATTATTGTGCTAGCAAATTTGGTGTTGTTGGTTTTCACGAGTCTCTTAGCCACGAGATAAAAGCTTCAGACAAAGACGGCATAAAAACCACATTGGTTTGCCCCTACCTGGTGGATACTGGCATGTTCCGCGGGTGCAGAATAAG GAAAGAAATTGAGCCATTCCTACCACCCCTGAAACCAGATTACTGCGTGAAGCAGGCCATGAGAGCCATCCTTACAGACCAGCCTATGATCTGTACACCCCGACTCATGTACATAGTTACATGTATGAAAAG CATCCTGCCATTTGAAGCTGTGGTCTGCATGTACCGGTTCCTGGGAGCGGACAAGTGCATGTACCCTTTTATTGCTCAAAGGAAACAGGCCACAAACAACAATGAAGCAAAAAATGGAATTTAA